A section of the Leptospira semungkisensis genome encodes:
- the serA gene encoding phosphoglycerate dehydrogenase, translating to MISYPKEKINVLLLENVHQDAFNLFQKDGFNVRLLPQALSEEELLKEIENVHVLGIRSKTNVTAPVLNKAKRLMTVGCFCIGTNQVNLAEAEKKGIPVFNAPYSNTRSVAELVIAEVVMLARRVPDHIRNTHGGVWNKISKNCFEVRGKTLGIVGYGHIGSQVSVLAEAMGLKVVYYDVQTVLPLGNATPIDSYQELLSVSDFVTFHVPETPETMNLYGAKEIKATKKGAYIINLSRGKVVDLEALADSIKAGHIAGAGVDVFPEEPESNNDPFITPMQNLQNVILTPHIGGSTEEAQKNIGSEVASKLLKFVNNGSTTFAVNFPNLELNPIPQGMYRILNVHKNQPGFLKDINSMVSEIGANISSQHLGTSAEIGYLSMVINMNVGDELKERIEKHPGSIKTRILY from the coding sequence ATGATTTCCTATCCAAAAGAAAAGATCAATGTCCTCCTGCTGGAAAACGTGCACCAAGATGCATTCAACCTCTTCCAAAAAGACGGTTTCAATGTTCGCCTTCTTCCCCAAGCGCTGAGCGAGGAAGAGCTTTTGAAAGAGATCGAAAATGTTCATGTTCTCGGTATCAGAAGTAAGACCAATGTTACCGCTCCGGTTTTGAATAAGGCGAAACGACTGATGACCGTAGGCTGCTTTTGCATAGGCACAAACCAAGTGAATCTGGCAGAAGCGGAGAAGAAGGGAATTCCCGTTTTCAATGCTCCCTACTCTAATACTCGTTCCGTAGCTGAATTAGTAATCGCAGAAGTCGTAATGTTAGCCAGAAGAGTTCCGGATCATATTCGAAACACCCACGGCGGGGTCTGGAATAAGATCTCTAAAAATTGCTTCGAAGTCCGAGGAAAGACCTTAGGAATCGTAGGATACGGACATATAGGAAGCCAAGTTTCCGTCCTCGCGGAAGCGATGGGCCTGAAAGTGGTTTATTATGATGTGCAGACTGTACTTCCTTTAGGAAATGCAACTCCGATCGACTCTTACCAAGAGTTACTTTCTGTTTCTGATTTCGTTACCTTCCATGTTCCTGAAACTCCGGAAACGATGAATCTTTACGGAGCAAAAGAGATCAAAGCCACCAAGAAAGGCGCTTATATCATAAATTTATCCCGAGGAAAGGTAGTAGATCTGGAGGCATTGGCCGACTCGATCAAGGCGGGCCATATTGCAGGAGCAGGAGTAGATGTTTTTCCGGAAGAACCGGAATCCAATAACGATCCGTTTATCACTCCTATGCAGAATCTACAAAACGTGATCTTGACCCCTCATATCGGAGGCTCTACAGAAGAGGCTCAGAAGAATATAGGTTCAGAGGTTGCGAGTAAACTTTTGAAATTTGTAAACAATGGTTCTACTACGTTTGCGGTGAATTTTCCGAATCTGGAATTGAACCCGATCCCGCAGGGAATGTACAGGATCCTAAACGTTCACAAGAACCAACCTGGATTCTTGAAAGATATCAACAGCATGGTTTCGGAAATTGGGGCCAATATCAGTTCTCAACATCTGGGAACTAGCGCAGAAATCGGATATCTTTCTATGGTCATCAATATGAACGTAGGCGACGAGCTGAAGGAAAGAATAGAGAAACATCCCGGTTCCATCAAAACCAGAATTCTCTACTGA
- a CDS encoding PilZ domain-containing protein has protein sequence MKYNRIPSTLNVGFQVLDNSKLRIAENVLVGIVHRTDIPMEPGTNLFVKVGMISLSGSIDIPMKVIKCDRVSDSEYDVFLNYTEKDFAKIREIEVLIQDLA, from the coding sequence ATGAAATACAATAGAATCCCTTCTACCCTTAATGTAGGCTTTCAGGTGCTGGACAATTCCAAGCTCAGGATTGCGGAAAATGTTCTGGTGGGAATCGTTCATAGAACGGACATCCCAATGGAACCAGGAACCAACCTATTCGTAAAAGTAGGAATGATCAGCCTATCAGGGTCCATTGATATCCCTATGAAAGTCATCAAGTGTGACCGAGTTTCCGATTCGGAATATGATGTTTTTCTGAATTATACGGAAAAGGATTTTGCTAAGATCCGAGAAATAGAAGTCCTGATCCAAGACCTGGCTTAA
- a CDS encoding alpha/beta fold hydrolase, with the protein MELTDPKNTKQETGFFESGGYKLAYAKRDNGKGRALLMLHGFMDSSQTFLFQEEFLSEYFDLYRFDYRGHGDSEWLREGFYHFMLPLVDTRSFITQFLPEKFHILGHSMGGGLGSRIAGLYPDRVESLVALEGFSSIPDPEKERRRFRSWLDSWEISLAGKDRKRQKSFRSVAEAAARLAPMYPRLPEDRLLKITETLTKPSEDGFMWKSDPSYKNGPPVFISPQFTRHLWESISCPVLVIYGKKTHLALDDSKEVFSHIKDLTYTEIEDAGHNMHHDRPEAVVGLLREFYQTNLK; encoded by the coding sequence ATGGAATTGACTGACCCTAAAAACACGAAGCAGGAAACCGGCTTTTTCGAATCCGGCGGATATAAACTCGCTTATGCAAAGAGAGATAACGGAAAAGGCAGAGCGTTGCTCATGCTTCACGGCTTCATGGATTCCTCTCAAACATTCCTGTTCCAAGAAGAATTTCTCTCCGAATATTTCGATCTCTATCGCTTCGATTATCGAGGACATGGCGACTCTGAATGGCTGAGAGAAGGTTTCTATCATTTCATGCTTCCTCTTGTGGATACTAGAAGCTTCATCACTCAATTCTTACCTGAAAAATTCCATATCTTAGGTCATTCCATGGGAGGAGGTTTGGGTTCTCGGATTGCCGGCCTTTATCCCGACAGAGTGGAAAGTTTAGTCGCCTTGGAAGGATTCAGTTCGATTCCGGATCCTGAAAAAGAAAGGAGAAGGTTCCGATCTTGGCTGGATTCCTGGGAGATCAGTCTTGCAGGGAAGGATAGAAAGCGCCAAAAAAGTTTTCGGTCTGTCGCGGAGGCTGCAGCAAGGCTTGCTCCAATGTATCCTAGACTTCCTGAAGATAGACTTTTAAAGATTACGGAAACCTTAACTAAACCCAGCGAGGATGGGTTTATGTGGAAGAGCGATCCTTCTTATAAAAATGGTCCTCCTGTTTTTATTAGTCCTCAATTTACTAGACATCTTTGGGAAAGCATTTCCTGCCCGGTTCTGGTAATCTATGGAAAGAAAACCCACTTGGCCTTGGATGATTCGAAAGAAGTCTTTTCTCATATTAAAGATTTAACATATACTGAGATTGAAGATGCTGGCCATAATATGCATCACGATCGTCCGGAAGCGGTGGTTGGCCTTCTTCGTGAATTCTACCAAACAAATTTGAAGTAA
- a CDS encoding DUF309 domain-containing protein: MEFDPEILSILEKIKTEKEANSTFDFAWSQGRKLYLDGRYFELHEVFEFQWKKETGGRRFLLHGWIQLAISLNKIFVKPNIRGAKMQAEKAKQKFESLASTGELSSIGEEWNRDIIEFLNGLLSLFSGEESWDIEQIRRLSLPKFQTDGKEWFAPFVFNIQ, from the coding sequence ATGGAATTTGATCCGGAAATACTCTCTATTCTAGAAAAGATCAAAACGGAAAAAGAGGCAAACTCTACTTTCGATTTTGCTTGGTCACAAGGAAGAAAACTTTACTTGGACGGAAGATATTTCGAGCTCCATGAAGTATTTGAATTTCAATGGAAGAAGGAGACTGGAGGCAGACGCTTTCTGCTGCATGGATGGATCCAACTTGCGATTTCCTTAAATAAGATTTTCGTTAAGCCTAATATTCGAGGCGCTAAAATGCAAGCGGAGAAGGCGAAGCAAAAATTCGAGAGCCTTGCTTCTACAGGAGAACTGTCTTCCATTGGAGAAGAATGGAACAGAGACATCATCGAATTTCTAAATGGACTCTTGTCCTTATTTTCGGGAGAAGAAAGTTGGGATATCGAACAAATTAGAAGACTTTCTCTTCCAAAATTCCAGACTGACGGAAAGGAATGGTTTGCACCTTTCGTTTTTAATATACAATGA